One genomic window of Candoia aspera isolate rCanAsp1 chromosome 12, rCanAsp1.hap2, whole genome shotgun sequence includes the following:
- the IL2RG gene encoding cytokine receptor common subunit gamma, producing the protein MRASACPGIVLGLLLLLAGSSQAKVECVCHNGDYVICDWGRKQKPDTNYSFYFWYEGTGDPVAECKDYIQIGGLNVACRFSEYKLFLDLRTYINGSQGRIIPTQPILLNNRVRPDPPFNLTLHNVSNHQLLLTWKSPYKKYKCLQHVVSYKNNKDTRWMEHHVNSMEFQIPSVDPEKLYTVYVKSKLHNKCATTDLWSLPSNSVTWGKTTAVPALPVAVSIVIPLGSFFILLMLLLALVRMERVWVVLMPRIPNPSKKFEDLFTAYQGNFSEWAGVSKDAVESFKPNYFENICSVTELLPSGGYLSVSSDAAVKTGGAPGLLADPVPKANPDTAVFTT; encoded by the exons ATGAGGGCCTCAGCCTGTCCGGGGATTGTGCTGGGACTGCTCCTGCTGCTGGCAGGCAGCTCGCAGGCAAAAG TGGAGTGCGTGTGCCACAACGGCGATTACGTGATCTGCGACTGGGGCAGGAAGCAGAAGCCAGACACCAACTACTCCTTCTACTTCTG GTATGAAGGAACTGGTGACCCCGTAGCGGAGTGCAAGGACTACATCCAGATAGGGGGGCTCAACGTGGCGTGCCGGTTCAGCGAATACAAACTGTTCCTTGACTTGAGAACTTACATCAATGGAAGCCAGGGGAGGATTATTCCCACCCAACCCATACTGCTGAATAACCGAG TGAGACCCGACCCACCTTTCAACCTCACCTTGCACAACGTGAGCAACCACCAGCTTCTCCTGACCTGGAAGTCCCCGTACAAAAAATACAAGTGTTTGCAGCACGTGGTCAGCTACAAGAACAACAAGGACACGCGCTGGATG GAGCACCACGTAAATAGCATGGAGTTCCAGATCCCCAGCGTGGATCCTGAGAAACTGTACACCGTCTATGTCAAGAGTAAACTGCACAACAAGTGTGCAACCACAGACCTCTGGAGCCTGCCATCCAATTCAGTCACGTGGGGAAAAA cgacagcagttccagcacttccagttgccgtc AGCATTGTGATCCCCCTGGgttctttcttcattttgctGATGCTGCTCTTGGCCTTGGTGCGGATGGAGAG GGTGTGGGTGGTCCTGATGCCCAGGATCCCAAACCCCAGCAAGAAATTTGAGGATCTCTTCACTGCATATCAAGGCAATTTCTCA GAATGGGCTGGGGTCTCCAAAGATGCGGTGGAGAGTTTCAAGCCCAACTATTTTGAAAACATCTGCTCTGTCACTGAGCTGCTGCCCAGCGGGGGCTACCTGTCCGTGAGCAGTGACGCTGCAGTCAAGACCGGAGgggctcctggccttttggcggacCCTGTTCCCAAGGCCAACCCAGACACAGCAGTATTCACCACCTGA
- the C12HXorf65 gene encoding uncharacterized protein CXorf65 homolog, which translates to MFICIKHGDNRQFLANINCSILILTHYLRDKVGLHRTDPIDLCEENGTLKLIFLVKFPEDNASKFLSARGTYYVCKVERGATGSKSEHSYRAFHPIIRSPPQDLLDSLRNQCEFLEKSRLKILRSQDGKKPPTMESLLSCMANQVVGKSSGKAGAGMASSLDEEGLPRKTAATTKARLEAIRKEKHR; encoded by the exons ATGTTCATCTGCATCAAGCATGGAG ACAACCGGCAGTTCTTGGCCAACATCAATTGCTCCATTTTAATTCTAACCCATTACCTGCGTGATAAGGTGGGATTGCACAGGACAG ACCCCATTGATTTGTGTGAAGAGAATGGGACTCTGAAGCTGATTTTCCTGGTCAAGTTCCCAGAAGACAACGCCAGCAAGTTCCTCAGCGCTCGGGGAACCTACTACGTATGTAAAGTGGAACGTGGTGCCACAG GGAGCAAAAGCGAACATAGCTACCGAGCTTTCCATCCTATCATCAGGTCCCCTCCGCAGGATCTGCTGG ACTCCCTCCGCAACCAGTGTGAGTTCCTTGAGAAAAGCCGCCTTAAGATCCTCAGGAGCCAAGATGGGAAGAAGCCCCCTACAATGGAATCTCTCTTGTCCTGCATGGCCAATCAGGTGGTG GGAAAAAGCTCTGGGAAGGCCGGAGCGGGCATGGCCAGCAGCCTAGACGAGGAGGGCTTGCCACGCAAAACGGCGGCCACCACCAAAGCGAGACTGGAGGCCATTCGGAAGGAAAAGCATCGGTGA